A single region of the Thioalkalivibrio nitratireducens DSM 14787 genome encodes:
- a CDS encoding inositol monophosphatase family protein has product MHPMLNTAIKAARAAGRVTTRAWDRPDKVSIREKTRNDFVTEVDLQAEQTIVQILRQAYPDHGILAEEGGHQAGDDYVWVIDPLDGTTNFLHSVPHFAISIALRYRGRLEQAVVYNPIGEELFTATRGGGAFLNDRRIRVGQRADLHGALLGTGIPFRDEQNLDRYLATLRALIPDTAGVRRPGSAALDLAYVAAGRFDGFWEMGLRDWDIAAGVLLVQEAGGLVSDWEGKPDVFRRGDVVAGNPKVLKAMLQRLRAALAADTAPAGS; this is encoded by the coding sequence ATGCATCCGATGCTGAACACCGCCATCAAGGCCGCGCGGGCGGCTGGCCGCGTGACCACGCGTGCCTGGGACCGCCCCGACAAGGTCAGCATCCGCGAAAAGACCCGCAACGACTTCGTGACCGAGGTCGACCTGCAGGCCGAACAGACGATCGTGCAGATCCTGCGCCAGGCCTACCCCGACCACGGCATCCTCGCCGAGGAAGGCGGTCACCAGGCCGGGGACGACTACGTCTGGGTGATCGACCCGCTGGACGGCACCACCAACTTCCTGCACAGCGTCCCGCATTTCGCGATCTCCATCGCCCTGAGGTACCGCGGACGGCTCGAACAGGCGGTGGTCTACAACCCGATCGGCGAGGAGCTGTTTACCGCGACCCGCGGCGGCGGCGCGTTCCTGAACGACCGCCGCATCCGCGTCGGCCAGCGCGCGGACCTTCACGGCGCCCTGCTCGGCACCGGAATCCCGTTTCGGGACGAGCAGAACCTCGACCGCTACCTGGCCACGCTGCGAGCGCTGATTCCCGATACCGCCGGCGTACGCCGCCCCGGCTCGGCAGCGCTGGACCTGGCCTATGTCGCGGCGGGCCGATTCGACGGCTTCTGGGAGATGGGGCTGCGCGACTGGGACATCGCGGCCGGGGTGCTGCTTGTGCAGGAAGCCGGCGGCCTGGTCAGCGACTGGGAAGGCAAACCCGATGTGTTCCGGCGCGGGGACGTGGTCGCCGGAAACCCGAAGGTACTGAAGGCCATGTTGCAGCGCCTGCGCGCGGCGCTGGCGGCGGACACCGCGCCCGCCGGTTCCTGA
- a CDS encoding UvrD-helicase domain-containing protein, which translates to MSEMRPTVAISTDFLQAYATIPKAQQKKVMNFVTKFRNDPFSSGINYERINDARDANFRSVRIDQDYRGIVLSPEKGDVYVLLWVDKHDDAYAWARRHTCGVHPETGSLQLFEADSEVLTPERAPAVEVAQPPLFSLRERELLRIGVPHDRLARVKEVKTEEELERLETLLPKEAFEALYLIAAGSDPQEIIQEYAAKAEAVDTEDFATALTREQSQRSFHVVENDQELEAMLVAPLEKWRVFLHPSQRRLVHWRVNGPIRVLGGAGTGKTVVAMHRARWLVRHALSAPDRKVLFTTFTANLATDIAENLRKICSLEELERIEVVHIDAWVSRFLKRQNYPHQIVYDGNPQYEACWRAALDARPADPPLPESFYREEWDRVILPQRVTDRAQYFRAKRVGRGVPLTRAQRAALWSVFEELRIQLHQRGLKCSEDATQDAADLLASGKAYLPYDAVVVDEAQDMGPQVMRLIRLLVPPGANDIFIVGDGHQRIYRRRYTLRACGIEVRGRSRKLKINYRTTEETRRFAVAVLEGEPIDDLDGGEDSTSDYRSLVHGVPPTVRGFAGQEEELDWLAEQVRGLQQEGAELKDICVVARTNALVESYERGLRTRGSGCIRLSRKLADNRAQEGVRLATMHRIKGLEFRHVMLAAVNEGVIPLRQAIESSEDPTERRAGELTERALFHVAVTRAMSRVFISYFGQGSAFLVGPRSRSLS; encoded by the coding sequence GTGAGCGAAATGAGACCCACCGTTGCCATCTCGACGGATTTCCTGCAGGCCTACGCGACGATCCCGAAGGCCCAGCAGAAAAAGGTGATGAACTTCGTTACGAAGTTCCGCAACGATCCGTTCAGTTCGGGTATCAACTACGAGAGGATCAACGATGCGCGGGACGCGAACTTCCGGTCGGTTCGCATCGACCAGGACTACCGCGGGATTGTACTGAGCCCTGAAAAGGGCGACGTGTACGTGCTGCTGTGGGTGGACAAGCACGATGATGCCTACGCTTGGGCCCGCCGCCACACCTGCGGGGTTCACCCGGAAACCGGAAGCCTCCAGTTGTTCGAAGCGGACTCTGAGGTCCTGACTCCGGAGAGGGCCCCGGCGGTTGAAGTTGCGCAGCCGCCCCTGTTCAGCCTGCGGGAGCGCGAACTCCTGCGCATCGGGGTGCCGCACGATCGGCTGGCACGGGTGAAGGAAGTGAAGACCGAAGAGGAGCTCGAACGCCTCGAGACGCTGCTTCCGAAGGAAGCCTTCGAGGCGCTGTATCTGATCGCGGCGGGCAGCGATCCGCAGGAGATCATCCAGGAGTACGCGGCCAAGGCGGAGGCGGTGGACACGGAAGACTTCGCGACCGCACTGACGCGTGAGCAGAGCCAGCGTAGCTTCCACGTCGTCGAGAACGACCAGGAACTCGAAGCGATGCTCGTGGCTCCGCTCGAGAAGTGGCGGGTCTTTCTGCACCCGTCCCAGCGTCGGCTCGTGCATTGGCGTGTCAACGGTCCGATCCGGGTGCTCGGCGGCGCGGGCACCGGCAAGACGGTGGTCGCGATGCACCGCGCGCGCTGGCTCGTGCGCCACGCGCTGAGCGCACCGGACCGCAAGGTGCTGTTCACCACGTTCACCGCGAACCTGGCCACCGATATCGCCGAGAACCTGCGCAAGATCTGCTCGCTGGAAGAGCTGGAACGGATCGAGGTCGTCCACATCGATGCGTGGGTGAGCCGTTTCCTCAAGCGGCAGAACTACCCGCATCAGATCGTTTACGACGGCAATCCGCAGTACGAGGCCTGCTGGCGTGCCGCGCTGGATGCACGCCCTGCCGATCCACCGCTCCCCGAGAGTTTTTACCGCGAGGAGTGGGATCGGGTGATTCTGCCGCAGCGGGTCACGGATCGCGCCCAGTATTTCCGTGCGAAACGCGTCGGACGCGGGGTGCCGCTCACCCGTGCACAGCGCGCCGCGCTTTGGAGCGTGTTCGAGGAACTCCGGATCCAACTGCATCAGCGTGGCCTGAAATGCAGCGAGGACGCCACCCAGGATGCGGCCGACCTGCTGGCGAGCGGCAAGGCCTACCTGCCGTATGACGCCGTGGTCGTCGATGAGGCCCAGGACATGGGGCCGCAGGTGATGCGCCTGATCCGACTGTTGGTCCCGCCGGGAGCGAACGACATCTTCATCGTGGGGGATGGTCATCAGCGAATTTATCGCCGCCGCTACACGCTCAGGGCCTGCGGAATCGAGGTGCGCGGCCGCAGCCGGAAGCTGAAGATCAATTACCGCACCACCGAGGAAACCCGGCGGTTCGCGGTCGCGGTATTGGAAGGAGAGCCCATCGATGACCTCGATGGAGGCGAGGATTCCACCAGCGATTACCGGTCGTTAGTGCATGGGGTGCCGCCGACCGTCCGCGGGTTTGCCGGCCAGGAGGAGGAGCTGGACTGGCTCGCCGAGCAGGTGAGGGGTTTGCAACAGGAAGGCGCGGAGCTGAAGGACATCTGCGTGGTTGCCCGAACCAACGCACTGGTGGAGAGCTACGAGAGGGGACTCAGGACACGTGGCTCCGGCTGCATTCGACTGAGCCGCAAGCTGGCCGACAACCGTGCGCAGGAGGGCGTGCGGCTTGCAACCATGCACCGGATCAAGGGGCTGGAGTTCCGCCACGTGATGCTGGCGGCCGTGAATGAGGGTGTGATCCCGCTCCGGCAGGCCATCGAAAGCTCCGAGGATCCGACCGAACGCAGGGCCGGTGAACTCACCGAGCGGGCGCTGTTCCACGTCGCCGTCACGCGTGCCATGAGTCGTGTGTTCATCAGCTATTTCGGACAGGGCAGCGCGTTTTTGGTCGGGCCGCGATCAAGGTCTTTGTCGTGA
- the queA gene encoding tRNA preQ1(34) S-adenosylmethionine ribosyltransferase-isomerase QueA, which translates to MRVADFDYSLPPELIAQQPLPERTGARLLVLEGGQPEDAALRDVARWLRVGDLLVLNDTRVIPARLLGFKATGGRVEVLIERIESADTALAMVRASKPPPVGTRLRLEDALDVEVLGREGMFFRLRLSNQGDFLQALQRHGHVPLPPYIQRVDRAEDRERYQTVFAARDGAVAAPTAGLHFDDAMLQNLKQRGVRISTVTLHVGAGTFQPVKVEDTDDHEMHAEYAEVGAEVCAEVAACKARGGRVVAVGTTVLRSLESAAAGGELQPFAGETRLFITPGYRFRAVDRLLTNFHLPQSTLLMLVTAFGGYRRVLDAYRHAVAQRYRFFSYGDAMWLAPGDPGDLPPSVDTNRHEV; encoded by the coding sequence ATGCGCGTCGCCGACTTCGACTACTCGCTCCCCCCGGAGCTGATCGCCCAGCAGCCGCTGCCCGAACGCACCGGGGCGCGGTTGCTCGTGCTCGAAGGCGGGCAGCCGGAGGATGCAGCGCTGCGCGACGTCGCCCGCTGGCTGCGGGTGGGCGATCTGCTGGTCCTGAACGATACCCGTGTGATTCCGGCGCGGCTGCTCGGGTTCAAGGCGACCGGCGGGCGGGTGGAGGTGCTGATCGAGCGGATCGAATCGGCCGACACCGCGCTCGCGATGGTGCGCGCGAGCAAGCCGCCGCCGGTGGGAACGCGCCTGCGGCTCGAGGACGCGCTCGACGTCGAGGTGCTCGGACGCGAGGGCATGTTCTTCCGGCTGCGCCTGTCGAATCAGGGCGATTTCCTGCAGGCGTTGCAGCGCCACGGGCATGTGCCGCTGCCGCCGTACATCCAGCGTGTGGATCGGGCCGAGGACCGCGAGCGTTACCAGACGGTGTTCGCGGCCCGCGACGGTGCGGTAGCAGCGCCGACCGCGGGCCTCCATTTCGACGATGCCATGTTGCAGAACCTGAAGCAGCGGGGGGTCCGGATCTCCACGGTGACGCTGCACGTCGGCGCGGGCACGTTCCAGCCGGTGAAGGTGGAAGATACCGACGACCACGAAATGCACGCCGAGTACGCGGAGGTCGGTGCCGAGGTCTGTGCCGAGGTGGCCGCCTGCAAGGCGCGGGGGGGGCGCGTGGTGGCGGTGGGCACCACCGTGCTGCGCAGCCTGGAGTCGGCCGCCGCCGGCGGCGAGTTGCAGCCGTTCGCGGGCGAGACCCGACTGTTCATTACCCCCGGCTACCGCTTCCGGGCGGTCGACCGGTTGCTGACCAACTTCCACCTGCCGCAGAGCACGCTGCTGATGCTGGTCACGGCTTTCGGCGGCTACCGCCGGGTGCTCGACGCATACCGGCACGCGGTCGCGCAGCGCTACCGCTTCTTCAGCTACGGTGACGCGATGTGGCTCGCGCCGGGCGACCCGGGCGACCTGCCACCAAGCGTGGATACGAACCGACATGAAGTTTGA
- the secD gene encoding protein translocase subunit SecD gives MRNTYPVWVYALIALAIVTGGLYALPNIFPEDPAVQVANSRTGVVDENIASIIDVILGAQGLTPHRIEEPDGQKLLRFDSAERQLRAADVLRGALDDDHVVALSLAPATPEWLRAINGRPMSLGLDLRGGVHFLMEVDLNAVIGTAMERYTNEFRGRLREERLAFDEIERGARDLMIRFASEQDRAQALTWLRRNYRGELNFVERGLGADSSLEVTLDAEHLTELRRLALQQNISTLRKRVDELGVAEPIIAQQGESRIVVQLPGVQDTARAKEILGATATLEFRMVAEGEDAPAAAASGRAPAGTRLYYERDGAPVLLQRRVMLTGDYITGASSGIAQDTGGPAVFINLDGQGARIFSRVTAENVGRLMATVFIETRTETTEEDGELVRRTSRSEEVINIARINEPLGRRFQITGLESTREAHNLALLLRAGALAAPMSIVEERTVGPSLGQENIDRGMQSVIIGFIAVMLFMVLYYRVFGLIANFALALNLVFIVSILSMLQATLTLPGIAGIVLVVGIAVDANVLIFERIREELRNGMSPKAAISGGYERAFSTIADANVTTLIAAVVLFLFGTGPIKGFAITLSIGVVVSMFTAIVVTRAIVNLTYGRQRRITRLAI, from the coding sequence ATGCGCAACACCTATCCTGTCTGGGTCTATGCCCTGATCGCCCTGGCCATCGTCACGGGTGGCCTGTATGCATTGCCGAACATCTTCCCGGAAGACCCGGCAGTGCAGGTCGCCAATTCCCGGACCGGGGTGGTCGACGAGAACATCGCTTCGATCATCGATGTGATCCTCGGTGCCCAGGGACTGACGCCGCACCGGATTGAGGAGCCCGATGGGCAGAAGCTGCTGCGGTTCGACAGCGCCGAGCGCCAGTTGCGCGCCGCCGATGTGCTGCGCGGTGCGCTGGACGACGACCATGTCGTGGCGTTGAGCCTTGCCCCGGCGACGCCGGAGTGGCTGCGGGCTATCAATGGCCGGCCGATGTCACTGGGGCTGGATCTGCGTGGTGGTGTGCACTTCCTGATGGAGGTGGATCTGAACGCCGTGATCGGCACGGCGATGGAGCGCTACACGAACGAGTTCCGTGGACGGCTGCGCGAGGAGCGCCTGGCGTTCGATGAGATCGAACGCGGCGCCCGCGACCTGATGATCCGCTTTGCGTCGGAACAGGATCGGGCGCAGGCGCTGACCTGGCTGCGCCGGAATTACCGGGGTGAACTCAACTTCGTCGAACGCGGTCTGGGCGCGGACAGCAGCCTCGAAGTCACGCTGGACGCGGAGCATTTGACCGAACTGCGGCGACTGGCGCTGCAGCAGAACATCTCGACGCTGCGCAAACGGGTGGACGAACTCGGAGTCGCCGAGCCGATCATCGCCCAACAGGGAGAGAGCCGCATCGTGGTGCAGCTTCCCGGGGTGCAGGATACGGCCCGGGCGAAGGAAATCCTCGGTGCCACCGCCACCCTCGAGTTTCGTATGGTCGCGGAGGGTGAGGATGCACCTGCGGCGGCCGCCTCCGGCCGGGCTCCCGCCGGAACCCGTCTCTATTACGAGCGCGACGGGGCCCCCGTCCTGCTGCAGCGGCGCGTGATGCTGACCGGGGACTACATCACCGGAGCCTCGTCCGGAATTGCGCAGGATACCGGGGGGCCGGCGGTGTTCATCAACCTGGATGGGCAGGGTGCACGGATCTTTTCCCGGGTCACGGCCGAGAACGTCGGGCGGCTGATGGCCACGGTGTTCATCGAGACCCGTACCGAGACCACGGAGGAAGACGGCGAACTGGTACGGCGGACCTCGCGCAGCGAAGAGGTCATCAACATCGCCCGCATCAACGAGCCGCTCGGCCGCCGGTTTCAGATCACGGGTCTCGAGAGTACCCGCGAGGCGCATAACCTGGCGTTGCTGCTGCGCGCCGGTGCACTGGCGGCACCGATGTCGATCGTGGAAGAGCGTACGGTCGGACCGAGCCTCGGACAAGAGAACATCGATAGGGGCATGCAGTCGGTGATCATCGGCTTCATCGCGGTGATGCTGTTCATGGTCCTCTACTACCGCGTGTTCGGGCTGATCGCGAACTTCGCGCTGGCTTTGAACCTCGTGTTCATCGTGTCGATCCTGTCGATGCTTCAGGCGACGCTGACGCTTCCGGGAATCGCCGGTATCGTGTTGGTGGTCGGCATTGCGGTGGATGCCAACGTGCTGATTTTTGAGCGAATACGCGAGGAGCTGCGCAACGGGATGTCGCCGAAGGCGGCGATTTCCGGCGGCTACGAGCGGGCGTTCTCGACCATCGCGGATGCGAACGTGACCACCCTGATCGCGGCGGTGGTGCTGTTTCTGTTTGGCACCGGCCCAATCAAGGGCTTCGCGATCACGCTTTCGATCGGGGTCGTGGTGTCGATGTTCACCGCGATCGTGGTCACGCGCGCCATCGTCAACCTGACCTACGGTCGCCAGCGGCGCATCACGCGGCTGGCGATCTAG
- the yajC gene encoding preprotein translocase subunit YajC gives MDFLISAAHAQEGAAAGGGMIEFLIMIAIFFAIMYFLIIRPQSKRAKEHRAMVEALSKGDEIVTNGGLLAKITEVGENFVKADVADGVNVIIQRQSVAAVMPKGTMKDV, from the coding sequence ATGGACTTTCTCATTTCCGCGGCCCATGCGCAGGAGGGCGCCGCCGCCGGTGGCGGCATGATCGAGTTCCTGATCATGATCGCGATCTTTTTCGCGATCATGTACTTTCTGATCATCCGCCCGCAGAGCAAGCGGGCGAAAGAGCACCGGGCGATGGTCGAGGCCCTGTCGAAGGGCGACGAGATCGTGACCAACGGCGGTCTGCTCGCGAAAATCACCGAGGTGGGCGAGAACTTCGTCAAAGCCGACGTGGCCGATGGCGTCAACGTCATCATCCAGCGCCAGTCGGTCGCCGCCGTCATGCCGAAAGGCACCATGAAAGACGTGTAA
- the secF gene encoding protein translocase subunit SecF, whose amino-acid sequence MLPHLNFAESNINFLGRRRIAIAFSIVLILASVLLLATRGLNFGIDFTGGTLVEVGYPDAVELDPIRQQLDEGGFERATVVYFGTSRDVLIRLPPRADDPDQAELSNQVLRALEAGGPDGVELRRVEFVGPAVGEELREQGGLAMIYALFGILIYVAVRFEWRFAVGSVLALVHDVALTLGFFALTQFEFDLAVLAAVLAVIGYSLNDTIVVYDRIRENFRILRKEGTEFVMNNAVNKTLARTIVTSTTTLLVLLALFVLGGAALNNFAIALIVGVLVGTYSSIFIAAAAALMLGVDRKVLLPVKKEGAEQEETP is encoded by the coding sequence ATGCTGCCACATCTCAATTTCGCCGAATCGAACATCAACTTTCTGGGGCGCCGCAGGATTGCGATCGCCTTTTCGATCGTTCTGATCCTGGCGTCAGTGCTGCTGCTGGCCACACGGGGCCTGAATTTCGGCATCGACTTCACCGGCGGCACCTTGGTGGAGGTCGGGTATCCCGACGCTGTGGAACTGGATCCGATCCGGCAGCAACTGGACGAAGGCGGCTTCGAGCGCGCGACGGTGGTGTATTTCGGCACATCGCGGGACGTGCTGATTCGGTTGCCCCCGCGCGCGGACGATCCGGACCAGGCCGAGCTGTCGAACCAGGTGCTGCGCGCGCTGGAAGCGGGTGGCCCCGACGGCGTCGAGCTGCGCCGGGTGGAATTCGTCGGCCCGGCGGTCGGCGAGGAACTGCGCGAGCAGGGCGGCCTGGCGATGATCTATGCGCTGTTCGGGATCCTGATCTACGTGGCAGTGCGCTTCGAGTGGCGCTTCGCGGTGGGTTCGGTGCTGGCACTGGTGCACGATGTGGCGCTCACGCTGGGCTTTTTCGCATTGACGCAGTTTGAGTTCGATCTCGCGGTGCTTGCGGCGGTGCTCGCGGTGATCGGCTATTCGCTGAACGATACCATCGTGGTCTACGACCGAATACGCGAGAACTTCCGGATATTGCGCAAGGAAGGTACCGAATTCGTGATGAACAACGCGGTGAACAAGACGCTGGCGCGGACCATTGTCACCAGTACCACCACGTTGCTGGTGCTGCTGGCGCTGTTCGTGCTCGGCGGCGCCGCGTTGAACAACTTCGCGATCGCGCTGATCGTCGGCGTGCTGGTCGGAACCTACTCGTCGATCTTCATCGCCGCGGCGGCCGCGCTGATGCTCGGCGTCGACCGCAAGGTCCTGCTGCCGGTGAAGAAAGAGGGGGCCGAGCAGGAAGAGACGCCCTGA
- the tgt gene encoding tRNA guanosine(34) transglycosylase Tgt yields the protein MKFELQATDRKARRGRMTFERGTVETPAFMPVGTYGTVKAMTPEELRETGAEIILGNTFHLMLRPGTDVIRAHGDLHGFMHWDGPILTDSGGFQVFSLANLRKISEEGVRFQSPVDGSPIHLTPEDSMWVQRELGSDIVMIFDECTPYPSTEDQARESMELSLRWAQRSREAHGDNPAALFGIVQGGMFPELRARSAEALRAIGFDGYAVGGLSVGEPEAKRLRVLDATLPLMPPERPRYLMGVGRPEDIVEAVRRGVDMFDCVMPTRNARNGFLYTREGILRIRNARYRDDTAPVDPACGCYTCRHYSRAYLKHLDKCNEILGPRLATIHNLRYYQDLMRGLREAIAAGELERFVVDFYSMRGMSVPAVA from the coding sequence ATGAAGTTTGAGCTGCAGGCCACGGATCGAAAAGCAAGAAGGGGTCGGATGACCTTCGAGCGGGGCACGGTCGAAACGCCGGCCTTCATGCCGGTCGGCACCTACGGCACCGTGAAGGCGATGACCCCGGAGGAGCTGCGCGAGACCGGCGCCGAGATCATCCTGGGCAACACCTTCCACTTGATGCTGCGGCCCGGGACAGACGTGATCCGCGCGCACGGCGATCTCCACGGTTTCATGCACTGGGACGGTCCGATCCTGACCGACTCCGGGGGCTTCCAGGTGTTCTCGCTCGCCAATCTGCGCAAGATCAGCGAGGAAGGCGTGCGTTTCCAGTCGCCGGTCGACGGCAGCCCGATCCACCTGACCCCGGAGGACTCGATGTGGGTGCAGCGGGAACTCGGCTCCGACATCGTGATGATCTTCGACGAATGCACGCCGTATCCTTCGACCGAGGATCAGGCCCGGGAGTCGATGGAGCTCTCGCTGCGCTGGGCGCAGCGCTCGCGCGAAGCGCACGGCGACAACCCCGCGGCATTGTTCGGAATCGTGCAAGGCGGGATGTTTCCGGAGCTGCGCGCGCGCTCGGCCGAGGCACTGCGGGCGATCGGCTTCGACGGCTACGCGGTCGGCGGGCTGTCGGTCGGTGAACCGGAGGCGAAGCGGCTCCGGGTTCTCGATGCGACGCTGCCACTGATGCCGCCCGAGCGCCCGCGCTACCTGATGGGCGTCGGGCGCCCGGAGGACATCGTCGAGGCGGTGCGCCGGGGCGTGGACATGTTCGACTGCGTGATGCCGACCCGCAACGCGCGCAACGGATTTCTGTACACGCGGGAAGGCATTCTACGCATCCGCAACGCCCGCTACCGCGACGACACGGCGCCGGTCGACCCGGCCTGCGGCTGCTACACCTGCCGCCACTACTCACGGGCCTATCTGAAACATCTGGACAAGTGCAACGAAATCCTTGGGCCGCGACTGGCCACCATCCACAACCTGCGGTACTACCAGGATCTGATGCGCGGGTTGCGCGAGGCGATCGCAGCCGGGGAACTCGAGCGCTTCGTGGTGGACTTCTATTCCATGCGCGGCATGTCTGTGCCTGCTGTGGCATAA